The following are from one region of the Streptomyces decoyicus genome:
- a CDS encoding TerD family protein yields MSTFNKGIEKVEVTLKWDPSPSGTPDNDLDIIAATYTADAPHGDPAYLVHFDSRSPDGTITLNRDSRTGQGFGFDEIMTLELDRLSDTYARVVVGVAIQQGEGRKVFGDIENTAVRIREGYTDLAENDFAEVAEATAARVAEFTRDEAGQWRFRAALRGFDTDPDAFVSQMGG; encoded by the coding sequence GTGAGCACGTTCAACAAAGGGATCGAAAAGGTCGAGGTCACCCTCAAGTGGGACCCCAGCCCCTCCGGGACGCCGGACAATGACCTCGACATCATCGCGGCGACGTATACGGCCGATGCGCCGCACGGCGATCCTGCCTATCTGGTGCACTTCGACAGCCGGTCGCCCGACGGGACCATCACCCTCAACCGGGACAGCAGGACCGGCCAGGGGTTCGGCTTCGACGAGATCATGACCCTGGAGCTGGACCGGCTGTCCGACACCTACGCCCGGGTGGTCGTGGGCGTGGCCATCCAGCAGGGCGAGGGCCGCAAGGTCTTCGGCGACATCGAGAACACCGCTGTACGGATCCGCGAGGGCTACACCGATCTGGCGGAGAACGACTTCGCCGAGGTAGCGGAGGCGACCGCCGCCAGGGTCGCCGAATTCACCCGGGACGAGGCGGGGCAGTGGCGATTCCGCGCCGCACTCCGCGGATTCGACACCGACCCGGACGCGTTTGTCTCGCAGATGGGCGGCTGA
- a CDS encoding TetR/AcrR family transcriptional regulator, whose translation MPKQVDHGSRRRQIAEAVCQLADESGLEGVTLRDVAARAEVSMGAVQRCFGTKEEMLVFALSDIGERIAARVAARLVESPAQSARSALGHAAAEVSLLREEHRAEARVWLAFMAQAAVSPALAEILRTNYTGLQTVFARLVADACDTPDPDRAARTLLALADGLTAHVLVGHLSPSTALDVLDGHLNRLWDERAR comes from the coding sequence ATGCCCAAGCAGGTCGACCACGGGAGCCGGCGTCGGCAGATCGCCGAGGCCGTGTGCCAACTCGCCGACGAGAGCGGACTGGAAGGCGTGACGCTCCGCGACGTGGCGGCCCGCGCAGAGGTGTCCATGGGAGCCGTCCAGCGCTGCTTCGGCACCAAGGAGGAGATGCTGGTCTTCGCGCTCAGTGACATCGGCGAACGGATCGCCGCACGGGTGGCGGCCCGGCTCGTCGAATCGCCCGCCCAGTCGGCCCGTTCGGCGCTGGGGCACGCCGCGGCCGAAGTGTCGCTGCTCCGGGAGGAACATCGCGCCGAGGCCCGGGTCTGGCTGGCCTTCATGGCGCAGGCCGCCGTCAGCCCGGCCCTGGCCGAAATTCTGCGCACCAACTACACCGGACTTCAGACGGTGTTCGCACGGCTGGTCGCCGACGCCTGCGACACCCCCGACCCGGACCGCGCGGCCCGCACCCTCCTCGCCCTCGCCGACGGGCTCACCGCCCACGTCCTGGTCGGTCACCTCTCCCCCAGCACCGCGCTGGACGTACTGGACGGCCACCTCAACCGTCTCTGGGACGAGCGGGCCCGCTGA
- a CDS encoding amidase — MRNALWKMTARAQARAVRTGEVSALELVDAHLARIAEVNPAVNAVTQLLAEQSRGEAAEIDRRRAAGAELGPLAGVPFTVKETTAIEGVPTTYGAKRLRDSVARSDAPPVARLRAAGGIPVGHSNMPTLILAGVHTRSELFGDTANPWSSAVTPGGTSGGDGAAVASGMAALGLGNDSGGSVRIPASFCGVAGLKPTYGRFAADHRIGPDDPSLAAQILVVDGPLARTVGDLRLAYEVLAGADPRDPRAVPVPPYGDPLERPLKVAMVTDPGGRGVHPVVRKAVESAADALRDAGYEVSEVADVPRLDDALDAYGRMTLTEFATTWPLVRPLLGEGGHRYVEMGMARSGPVELPDYLRLTGVRMGIQRDWAAFLDVYPLVLGPVFTEPPFAPGEEVRDEESHQRVQHAMRLCTATSFVGVPAVAVPTGVVAGLPYGVQLIGRSYREDLCLEAAEEVERRLGVHTPIDPRP; from the coding sequence ATGCGCAACGCGCTGTGGAAGATGACGGCCCGTGCCCAGGCAAGGGCGGTCCGCACCGGGGAGGTGTCGGCGCTGGAGCTGGTCGACGCCCATCTGGCGCGGATCGCCGAGGTCAATCCGGCGGTCAACGCCGTCACCCAGCTCCTCGCCGAGCAGTCGCGGGGCGAGGCGGCGGAGATCGACCGCAGGCGGGCGGCCGGCGCGGAGCTGGGTCCGCTGGCCGGTGTGCCGTTCACGGTCAAGGAGACCACGGCCATCGAGGGCGTGCCGACGACCTACGGCGCGAAGCGCTTGCGTGATTCTGTTGCACGCTCCGATGCGCCCCCGGTGGCGCGGCTGCGCGCAGCCGGCGGCATCCCTGTGGGGCACAGCAACATGCCGACGCTCATTCTGGCCGGTGTCCACACACGCAGCGAGCTGTTCGGGGACACCGCCAACCCCTGGAGCAGCGCGGTCACGCCGGGCGGCACCAGCGGCGGTGACGGCGCGGCCGTGGCGAGCGGCATGGCGGCGCTCGGACTCGGCAACGACTCCGGTGGGTCGGTGCGGATTCCCGCGTCCTTCTGTGGCGTCGCGGGTCTGAAGCCGACCTACGGGCGGTTCGCCGCCGATCACCGCATCGGGCCCGACGACCCCTCCCTCGCCGCCCAGATCCTCGTGGTCGACGGCCCCTTGGCCCGTACGGTCGGCGATCTGCGGCTCGCGTACGAGGTGCTGGCAGGGGCCGATCCGCGTGACCCGCGGGCCGTGCCGGTGCCGCCCTATGGGGATCCGTTGGAGCGTCCTCTCAAGGTGGCGATGGTGACGGATCCCGGAGGGCGCGGTGTCCACCCCGTGGTGCGCAAGGCGGTGGAGAGCGCCGCTGACGCGCTGCGCGACGCGGGGTACGAGGTGAGCGAGGTGGCGGACGTACCGAGACTGGACGACGCCCTCGATGCCTACGGCCGTATGACGCTCACGGAGTTCGCCACCACCTGGCCGCTCGTCAGGCCCCTGCTCGGGGAAGGCGGCCATCGCTATGTCGAGATGGGGATGGCGAGGTCCGGTCCCGTGGAGCTGCCGGATTATCTGCGGCTGACCGGGGTGCGGATGGGCATCCAGCGGGACTGGGCGGCGTTCTTGGACGTGTACCCGCTGGTCCTGGGGCCGGTGTTCACCGAGCCGCCGTTCGCGCCGGGGGAGGAGGTGCGCGACGAGGAGAGCCATCAGCGGGTGCAGCACGCGATGCGGCTGTGCACCGCGACCAGTTTCGTCGGCGTGCCCGCGGTGGCCGTGCCCACCGGGGTGGTGGCGGGGCTCCCCTATGGCGTGCAGCTGATCGGGCGCTCCTACCGGGAAGACCTGTGCCTGGAGGCGGCCGAGGAGGTGGAGCGTCGGCTGGGTGTGCACACACCGATCGACCCCCGGCCGTAA
- a CDS encoding YdbC family protein, with translation MLVKWIRLTVVDRRGFERGQRKWAGLLGEPGFRGQGGGWSRGRPGVAHLVAFWESRAFYDSFMARSHDRLAASQVGTYKDAQVRLFEHEFDVKVGFRPSFGEVDVLRLAHCQVYQDRVDHFMLMQEKVWNPAMAGSPGMLRGMLGRAPGEEFLVLSMWQSAAERGKYRPERVERLALRAQIAADVRAIAGDVVQLEPSWTV, from the coding sequence GTGCTGGTCAAGTGGATTCGCCTCACCGTTGTGGACCGTCGAGGGTTCGAGCGGGGGCAGCGGAAATGGGCGGGGCTGCTGGGTGAGCCGGGGTTTCGAGGGCAGGGCGGAGGGTGGAGCCGGGGGCGGCCGGGCGTCGCCCATCTGGTGGCCTTCTGGGAGAGCCGGGCCTTCTATGACTCCTTCATGGCGCGCTCGCACGACCGGCTGGCGGCCTCCCAGGTCGGCACGTACAAGGACGCCCAAGTGCGGCTGTTCGAGCACGAGTTTGATGTGAAGGTGGGCTTCCGTCCGTCGTTCGGTGAGGTGGACGTCCTGCGGCTCGCGCACTGCCAGGTGTACCAGGACCGGGTGGATCACTTCATGCTGATGCAGGAGAAGGTCTGGAACCCGGCGATGGCGGGTTCGCCGGGCATGCTGCGGGGGATGCTGGGGCGGGCTCCGGGGGAGGAGTTCTTGGTGCTGTCGATGTGGCAGTCGGCGGCGGAGCGGGGGAAGTACCGGCCCGAGAGAGTGGAGCGGTTGGCGCTGCGGGCCCAGATAGCCGCGGATGTCCGGGCCATCGCGGGCGATGTGGTGCAGCTCGAACCGTCGTGGACGGTGTGA
- a CDS encoding TetR/AcrR family transcriptional regulator, translated as MPEETAHEKRRETGESAPTPGTRRPGGRTARTRAAVRDAVLAGLTEHGYPGLTVEYVAEHSGVHKTTLYRRWKDVEGLVADALDLAGEDSWLPPDTGSLEGDLRALAHEVVASFTDPAVAVSGSAMIAAAFQSERAAVALRHYYAERFARCEVLVERAVGRGELPGAPDTDTAEGTPAALPSDTASGAAPGSTIDAGALVRSVSAPLFFRLFITREPVDNTHADQAVAVTLAAARAGAFTTGGTVDGASGAAP; from the coding sequence CCACCCCCGGCACCCGGCGCCCCGGCGGCCGCACCGCCCGCACCCGCGCCGCCGTCCGTGACGCCGTGCTGGCCGGACTCACCGAGCACGGCTATCCGGGCTTGACGGTGGAGTACGTCGCCGAGCACTCCGGCGTGCACAAGACGACGCTCTACCGCCGCTGGAAGGACGTCGAAGGCCTGGTGGCGGACGCCCTCGACCTCGCGGGCGAGGACAGCTGGCTCCCGCCCGACACCGGGTCCCTGGAGGGCGATCTGCGCGCTCTGGCCCACGAGGTCGTCGCCTCCTTCACCGACCCCGCGGTAGCCGTGTCGGGCTCCGCGATGATCGCTGCCGCCTTCCAGTCGGAACGGGCGGCCGTGGCACTGCGCCACTACTACGCCGAGCGGTTCGCGCGCTGTGAGGTCCTCGTCGAACGCGCCGTTGGGCGCGGGGAATTGCCGGGTGCCCCGGACACCGACACAGCGGAGGGCACCCCGGCAGCCCTCCCGTCGGATACCGCCTCCGGCGCCGCCCCGGGCAGCACCATCGACGCCGGCGCGCTCGTCCGCTCCGTATCCGCGCCGCTCTTCTTCCGCCTGTTCATCACCCGGGAGCCGGTCGACAACACCCACGCCGACCAGGCCGTGGCCGTGACGCTGGCCGCCGCCCGCGCCGGGGCGTTCACCACCGGCGGTACGGTCGACGGCGCCTCGGGCGCAGCCCCCTGA